A single region of the Streptomyces vilmorinianum genome encodes:
- a CDS encoding enoyl-CoA hydratase/isomerase family protein, producing the protein MSTSGITVAHDKETGVAVVTLDRAEKHNAITVEMARLLSDTWRAFRYDDSVRAVVVTGAGTKAFCTGIDRSAATGVPQPSSPYTIDDPLIAIGPKANDLWKPVVAAVEGMACGGAFYLLGEAEFLVAGEEAVFFDPHTTYGMVSAFETIHMAQKMPFGEVARMALMGTAERISARRAYETGLVSELTAPGGALDAARGAAAVIAAYPTEAVQGTVRALWSAKEAARAQALAHAPHLVTLGNLPPERQAELFTRRGTGFRTR; encoded by the coding sequence GTGAGCACCTCCGGCATCACCGTCGCCCACGACAAGGAGACCGGCGTCGCGGTCGTGACCCTCGACCGGGCCGAGAAGCACAACGCGATCACCGTGGAGATGGCCCGGCTGCTCTCCGACACCTGGCGTGCGTTCCGGTACGACGACTCCGTACGGGCCGTCGTCGTCACCGGCGCCGGAACGAAGGCCTTCTGCACCGGCATCGACCGCTCGGCCGCCACCGGGGTGCCGCAGCCGTCCTCCCCGTACACGATCGACGATCCGCTGATCGCCATCGGCCCCAAGGCGAACGACCTGTGGAAACCGGTCGTCGCCGCCGTGGAGGGCATGGCGTGCGGCGGGGCGTTCTATCTGCTCGGGGAGGCGGAGTTCCTCGTCGCCGGCGAGGAAGCGGTCTTCTTCGACCCGCACACCACCTACGGGATGGTCAGCGCCTTCGAGACGATCCACATGGCGCAGAAGATGCCGTTCGGGGAGGTGGCCCGCATGGCGCTGATGGGGACGGCCGAGCGGATCTCGGCCCGGCGGGCGTACGAGACGGGGCTCGTCTCCGAGCTGACCGCGCCCGGCGGCGCGCTGGACGCCGCCCGCGGGGCCGCCGCCGTCATCGCGGCGTACCCCACCGAGGCGGTCCAGGGCACGGTCCGGGCGCTGTGGTCGGCCAAGGAGGCCGCCCGCGCCCAGGCCCTCGCCCACGCGCCGCATCTGGTCACGCTCGGGAACCTGCCGCCGGAGCGTCAGGCCGAGCTGTTCACGAGGAGGGGGACGGGCTTCCGGACGCGGTAG
- a CDS encoding Zn-ribbon domain-containing OB-fold protein translates to MLTPVVDEDGAPFWEYAARGELRVQACSACGELRFPPRPCCPHCQSFASEWRRMSGRGRIWSYVLPHPPLLPDYAAQAPYNAVVVELADAPRIRLVGNVVAAPDAPLDSVDPARLRIGAAVRVAFTAIDGMAVPRWLLERG, encoded by the coding sequence ATGCTGACACCCGTGGTCGACGAGGACGGCGCGCCCTTCTGGGAGTACGCCGCCCGGGGCGAACTCCGCGTCCAGGCCTGTTCCGCCTGCGGGGAGCTGCGCTTCCCGCCCCGGCCCTGCTGCCCGCACTGCCAGTCCTTCGCGAGCGAGTGGCGCCGGATGTCCGGCCGCGGCCGGATCTGGTCGTACGTCCTGCCCCACCCGCCGCTGCTCCCCGACTACGCCGCCCAGGCCCCGTACAACGCCGTCGTCGTCGAACTCGCCGACGCGCCCCGCATCCGTCTCGTCGGCAACGTGGTCGCCGCCCCCGACGCCCCGCTCGACTCCGTCGATCCGGCGCGGCTGCGGATCGGGGCCGCGGTGAGGGTGGCGTTCACGGCGATCGACGGCATGGCCGTGCCGCGCTGGCTCCTGGAGCGCGGGTGA
- a CDS encoding lipid-transfer protein, translating into MLKDRTAIVGIGQTPFAKQLPESEKALACRAILAALDDAGIAPSEVDAFASYTMEETDEVEVAKAIGAGDVTFFSKVGFGGGGSCATVGHLAAAVATGQASVGVAWRSRKRGSGPRPWKNTRAQLPTPGQWTRPFGLLRPADEIGMLARRYMHEYGATRDHLFNVALACRNRANQNPAAIMYERPLTREMYMTARWISEPLCLFDNCLETDGALACVIVSAERARDCRQKPVYVHSAAQGLPAQHHGMVNYWNDDPLSGPAWTAARHLWKQADFGPEDVDVAQIYDAFTPLVPLSLEGYGFCGRGEGAAFTEGGALEIGGRLPLNTGGGGLSEAYVHGFNLINEGVKQLRGSSTAQVPNASTCLVTAGEGVPTSAILLRS; encoded by the coding sequence GTGCTCAAGGACCGCACAGCCATCGTCGGGATCGGACAGACACCCTTCGCGAAACAGCTGCCCGAGTCCGAGAAGGCCCTCGCCTGCCGGGCGATCCTCGCCGCCCTCGACGACGCCGGCATCGCACCCTCCGAGGTCGACGCCTTCGCCTCGTACACGATGGAGGAGACCGACGAGGTCGAGGTCGCCAAGGCCATCGGCGCCGGCGACGTCACCTTCTTCTCCAAGGTGGGGTTCGGCGGCGGCGGCTCGTGCGCGACCGTCGGGCACCTCGCCGCCGCCGTCGCCACCGGCCAGGCGAGCGTCGGGGTAGCCTGGCGGTCACGCAAGCGCGGCAGCGGGCCACGGCCCTGGAAGAACACCCGGGCACAGCTCCCGACCCCCGGACAGTGGACCCGGCCGTTCGGACTCCTGCGGCCCGCCGACGAGATCGGCATGCTCGCCCGCCGCTACATGCACGAGTACGGCGCCACCCGCGACCATCTCTTCAACGTCGCCCTCGCCTGCCGCAACCGGGCCAACCAGAACCCGGCCGCGATCATGTACGAGCGGCCGCTGACCCGCGAGATGTACATGACCGCCCGCTGGATCAGCGAACCCCTCTGCCTCTTCGACAACTGCCTGGAGACCGACGGGGCACTCGCCTGTGTGATCGTGAGCGCCGAGCGGGCGCGCGACTGCCGGCAGAAACCCGTGTACGTCCACTCCGCCGCCCAGGGCCTGCCCGCCCAGCACCACGGCATGGTCAACTACTGGAACGACGACCCGCTCTCGGGCCCCGCCTGGACCGCCGCCCGGCACCTGTGGAAACAGGCCGACTTCGGGCCCGAGGACGTCGACGTCGCCCAGATCTACGACGCCTTCACGCCCCTCGTGCCGCTCTCCCTCGAGGGCTACGGATTCTGCGGACGAGGAGAAGGCGCCGCGTTCACCGAAGGGGGCGCCCTGGAGATCGGCGGAAGGCTGCCCCTCAACACGGGCGGAGGAGGGCTGAGCGAGGCGTACGTCCACGGCTTCAACCTCATCAACGAGGGCGTGAAGCAGCTCCGCGGCTCCTCCACCGCCCAGGTACCGAACGCCTCCACCTGCCTGGTCACGGCGGGCGAGGGCGTCCCCACATCGGCGATCCTGCTGAGGAGTTGA
- a CDS encoding FadD3 family acyl-CoA ligase: MRGDLEWGSIAGLVRWAARRYGAAEAVVEGRTRTRVSYEELGERVERAAAACMAAGVRAGDRVAIWAPNTLDWIVSALGAVTAGAVLVPLNTRFKGTEAAYVLARSRAKLLFITGTFLGTSYVASLRRAGVELPHLERVVVLADAAPEDYTTWKDFLAEGESVPEAEVRARADAISPGDPSDIIYTSGTTGAPKGAVITHAQTLRCYDVWSELAGLREGDRYLIVNPFFHTFGYKAGIIACLTRGAVMVPQPVFNVDTVLANIAAERISVLPGPPTLHQSLLDHPARSSYDLSALRLVVTGAAVVPLRLVERLRGELGVGTVLTAYGLSEASGIVTMCRRGDPAEVIATTSGRPIPDTEVRLSEAGEVLVRGHHVMRGYFEDEEETARAVDADGWLHTGDVGVLDEAGNLRITDRIKDMFIVGGFNAYPAEIEQLLGLHPDIADVAVVGIPDARLGEVGKAFAVRRPGSVVTGDDLIAWARREMANYKVPREVEFVGELPRNASGKVVKGKLRARA; encoded by the coding sequence ATGCGCGGTGACCTGGAGTGGGGCTCGATAGCCGGGCTGGTGCGGTGGGCGGCTCGGCGGTACGGGGCGGCTGAGGCGGTCGTCGAGGGCCGCACCCGTACGCGTGTCTCGTACGAAGAGCTGGGCGAGCGCGTCGAACGCGCGGCGGCGGCCTGCATGGCGGCCGGGGTCCGGGCGGGCGACCGGGTCGCGATCTGGGCACCGAACACCCTGGACTGGATCGTCTCGGCGCTCGGGGCGGTGACGGCGGGCGCGGTGCTCGTCCCGCTGAACACCCGCTTCAAGGGCACGGAGGCGGCGTACGTGCTCGCGCGCTCCCGGGCGAAGCTGCTGTTCATCACGGGGACGTTCCTGGGGACGTCGTACGTCGCGTCGCTGCGCCGCGCGGGCGTGGAACTCCCGCACCTGGAACGGGTGGTGGTGCTGGCGGACGCGGCGCCCGAGGACTACACGACGTGGAAGGACTTCCTGGCGGAGGGCGAGTCGGTCCCGGAGGCGGAGGTCCGCGCGCGGGCGGACGCGATCTCCCCGGGGGATCCCTCGGACATCATCTACACCTCGGGGACGACGGGCGCCCCGAAGGGAGCGGTGATCACGCACGCCCAGACCCTGCGCTGCTACGACGTCTGGTCGGAGCTCGCCGGCCTGCGGGAGGGCGACCGCTATCTGATCGTGAACCCGTTCTTCCACACCTTCGGCTACAAGGCCGGGATCATCGCCTGCCTGACGCGGGGCGCGGTCATGGTCCCGCAGCCCGTCTTCAACGTGGACACGGTCCTCGCGAACATCGCGGCGGAACGGATCTCGGTGCTGCCGGGCCCGCCGACCCTGCACCAGTCCCTGCTCGACCACCCCGCCCGCTCCTCGTACGACCTCTCGGCCCTGCGGCTGGTCGTCACGGGCGCGGCGGTCGTCCCGCTCCGGCTGGTGGAGCGCCTGCGCGGCGAACTGGGCGTCGGCACGGTCCTCACCGCGTACGGCCTCTCCGAGGCGAGCGGCATCGTCACCATGTGCCGCAGGGGCGACCCCGCGGAGGTCATCGCGACGACCTCGGGCCGCCCGATCCCGGACACGGAGGTCCGCCTCTCGGAGGCGGGCGAGGTCCTGGTGCGCGGCCACCACGTGATGCGCGGCTACTTCGAGGACGAGGAGGAGACGGCCCGCGCCGTCGACGCGGACGGCTGGCTGCACACGGGTGACGTGGGTGTCCTGGACGAGGCGGGCAACCTGCGGATCACGGACCGCATCAAGGACATGTTCATCGTCGGCGGCTTCAACGCCTACCCGGCGGAGATCGAGCAACTCCTGGGCCTGCACCCCGACATCGCGGACGTCGCGGTCGTCGGCATCCCGGACGCCAGGCTCGGCGAGGTGGGCAAGGCCTTCGCGGTGCGGCGGCCGGGCTCGGTGGTGACGGGGGACGACCTGATCGCGTGGGCGCGCCGGGAGATGGCGAACTACAAGGTGCCGCGGGAGGTGGAGTTCGTGGGGGAGCTGCCGCGGAACGCGAGCGGGAAGGTGGTCAAGGGGAAGCTGCGGGCCCGCGCCTGA
- a CDS encoding LppU/SCO3897 family protein translates to MSSPEVPVTLTPQQAATGVVLTVQTPTGPAQLAIPPCRDGDLVPARLGDGVVLLRVRVTGATRPAPSRKSGVLGCLVPLAVLGAVIAALVLTNDTDDDGTPTARPSPTASSRTPSATTTTTPAPTETTPEPPDPYAKGTCLNGTLPDSTTAQSVSDIDEVPCSASDAHYRVIQTIPLTSDLNRCNANPKTQYAFSHRYTINGATVNEYVYCLVGLGSYAR, encoded by the coding sequence GTGTCGTCGCCAGAAGTCCCCGTCACCCTCACCCCGCAGCAGGCGGCCACGGGTGTGGTCCTCACCGTCCAGACCCCCACCGGGCCCGCCCAGCTCGCCATCCCGCCCTGCCGCGACGGCGACCTCGTCCCGGCCCGCCTCGGCGACGGCGTCGTCCTCCTGCGCGTTCGCGTCACCGGGGCCACACGCCCGGCGCCGTCACGCAAGTCCGGCGTCCTCGGCTGCCTGGTCCCGCTCGCGGTCCTCGGCGCGGTGATCGCCGCCCTCGTCCTCACGAACGACACCGACGACGACGGCACCCCCACGGCCCGCCCCTCACCCACCGCCTCCTCCCGTACCCCGTCCGCCACCACGACGACCACCCCGGCCCCCACCGAGACGACACCGGAGCCCCCGGACCCGTACGCGAAGGGCACCTGCCTCAACGGCACGCTCCCGGACTCGACGACCGCGCAGAGCGTCAGCGACATCGACGAGGTCCCCTGCTCGGCGTCCGACGCGCACTACCGGGTGATCCAGACGATCCCCCTGACCTCGGACCTGAACCGCTGCAACGCCAACCCGAAGACGCAGTACGCCTTCTCCCACCGCTACACGATCAACGGGGCGACCGTGAACGAGTACGTGTACTGCCTGGTGGGCCTCGGCTCGTACGCGCGCTGA
- a CDS encoding ribbon-helix-helix domain-containing protein, with product MATKKYTVTLPEELAEEIRKEVGPGGFSAYVTHAIQRQREQDRLGELAAWMLEPGGPLTGEELAAAEAERREIEKWHEEREAREAEAARGAEAA from the coding sequence ATGGCAACGAAGAAGTACACGGTCACCCTGCCGGAGGAGCTCGCGGAAGAGATCCGCAAGGAAGTGGGCCCGGGCGGCTTCAGCGCGTACGTCACGCATGCCATACAGCGTCAGCGGGAGCAGGACCGGCTGGGGGAGCTGGCCGCATGGATGCTGGAGCCCGGCGGGCCGCTTACGGGAGAGGAACTCGCCGCCGCCGAGGCGGAGCGCCGTGAGATCGAGAAGTGGCACGAGGAGCGCGAGGCCCGGGAGGCCGAGGCCGCCCGGGGCGCTGAGGCCGCCTGA
- a CDS encoding AfsR/SARP family transcriptional regulator: MDRENGPRVPEQRAPQTGPGVSGGDLRFGVLGPVRAWRDGKALPSGSPQQRALLAALLMRDGRTATAAELIDAIWGDEPPSQALAAVRTYASRLRKILAPGVLVSESGGYAIRTDASALDLNVAQELAAEAEKLRAAGDRCGARARINKSLGLWDGEALASVPGPYAETQRARLEEWRLQLLETRLDMDLEVGAHAEAVSELTALTAAHPLRERLRELLMLALYRSGRQAEALAVYADTRRLLAEELGVDPNPELSRLQQRILQADAELARPAEETAAPAPAVARPAQLPATVPDFTGRSSFVRELGDRLATAEGSVMAVSALAGIGGVGKTTLAVHVAHEARPHFPDGQLYVDLQGAGSRAAAPETVLGAFLRALGTPDSSIPDSLEERAALYRSTLDGRRILVLLDNARDAAQIRPLLPGTAGCAALVTSRIRMVDLAGAHLVDLDVMSPEEALQLFTRIVGEERVSAEREAALDVVAACGFLPLAIRIAASRLAARRTWTVAVLAAKLADERRRLDELQAGDLAVKATFELGYGQLEPAQARAFRLLGLADGPDISLAAASAVLDLPPQDTEDLLEALVDTSLLESAAPGRYRYHDLVRLYARACAERDEEPPAERERALSRLLDFYLSTAARVYAIERPGDRLVDHLEPTEYEGLTFTDRHAAQDWLYREANCLLACVRQSAGAEGTLRRAVDLLWACIDLGESGANSKQYESVAGALRDAARGFGDEHAEGRAYMSLTNVRTHTGRFDEADRDAAHAARLAAKTSDPLTLPWAANARGIIAIYQTRQADGEQYLTTAIEGFRADGNSPGEASALCNLSRIHLAMGRVGSAVSLAEQGIAIYDSMGHSLRGANGRYALGMALTESGRHSAGAEALREALEVFRDSRQRLWEGMTLFRLAELELAARRPALAAALAEQALVVLSGIGGEWRRGNVLTVLGQALDSIGQRGRAQACWREALAIHETLDSPEAAAIRALLTPSAAA; encoded by the coding sequence ATGGACCGTGAGAACGGGCCGCGAGTACCGGAGCAGCGGGCTCCGCAGACAGGTCCCGGCGTTTCGGGCGGCGACCTGCGCTTCGGCGTGCTCGGCCCGGTGCGCGCCTGGCGGGACGGCAAGGCCCTGCCCTCCGGCTCGCCCCAGCAGCGGGCGCTGCTCGCCGCGCTCCTGATGCGCGACGGGCGCACGGCCACGGCCGCCGAGCTGATCGACGCCATCTGGGGCGACGAGCCGCCCTCGCAGGCGCTCGCGGCGGTACGGACGTACGCCTCGCGGCTGCGCAAGATCCTCGCCCCCGGGGTCCTGGTCAGCGAGTCCGGCGGCTACGCGATCCGTACGGACGCCTCCGCCCTGGACCTGAACGTGGCGCAGGAGCTGGCCGCCGAGGCGGAGAAGCTGCGGGCGGCCGGGGACCGCTGCGGGGCGCGCGCCCGGATCAACAAGTCGCTGGGCCTGTGGGACGGCGAGGCGCTCGCCTCCGTACCGGGGCCGTACGCGGAGACCCAGCGGGCCCGCCTGGAGGAGTGGCGGCTGCAGCTCCTGGAGACGCGGCTCGACATGGACCTGGAGGTCGGCGCGCACGCGGAGGCGGTGTCGGAGCTGACCGCGCTGACGGCGGCGCACCCGCTGCGGGAGCGCCTGCGCGAGCTGCTGATGCTGGCCCTGTACCGCAGCGGCCGGCAGGCCGAGGCGCTGGCCGTGTACGCGGACACGCGCCGGCTCCTCGCCGAGGAGCTGGGCGTCGACCCGAACCCGGAGCTGTCTCGGCTCCAGCAGCGGATCCTCCAGGCGGACGCCGAACTGGCCCGCCCGGCCGAGGAGACGGCCGCGCCGGCTCCCGCCGTGGCCCGGCCCGCCCAGCTCCCGGCCACGGTCCCCGACTTCACCGGCCGCTCCTCCTTCGTACGGGAGCTCGGCGACCGGCTGGCCACCGCCGAGGGTTCCGTGATGGCCGTCTCGGCGCTCGCGGGCATCGGGGGCGTCGGCAAGACCACGCTCGCCGTGCACGTGGCGCACGAGGCCCGGCCGCACTTCCCCGACGGCCAGCTGTACGTCGACCTGCAGGGCGCCGGGTCGCGCGCGGCGGCGCCGGAGACGGTCCTGGGCGCCTTCCTGCGCGCTCTCGGCACACCGGACTCCTCGATCCCGGACTCGCTGGAGGAGCGGGCGGCGCTGTACCGCTCGACGCTCGACGGCCGGCGGATCCTCGTCCTCCTGGACAACGCCCGCGACGCCGCCCAGATCCGGCCCCTGCTGCCGGGCACGGCGGGCTGCGCGGCGCTGGTGACCAGCCGGATCCGGATGGTGGACCTGGCGGGGGCGCACCTGGTGGACCTCGACGTCATGTCCCCGGAGGAGGCGCTGCAGCTGTTCACCCGGATCGTGGGCGAGGAGCGGGTCTCCGCCGAGCGGGAGGCCGCGCTCGACGTGGTCGCCGCCTGCGGGTTCCTCCCCCTGGCGATCCGTATCGCCGCCTCGCGGCTGGCCGCGCGCCGCACGTGGACGGTCGCGGTCCTGGCGGCGAAGCTCGCGGACGAGCGCCGCCGCCTGGACGAGCTCCAGGCGGGCGACCTCGCGGTCAAGGCCACCTTCGAACTCGGCTACGGCCAGCTGGAGCCCGCCCAGGCCCGCGCCTTCCGCCTCCTGGGCCTGGCGGACGGCCCGGACATCTCCCTTGCGGCCGCCTCCGCGGTCCTGGACCTGCCGCCCCAGGACACCGAGGACCTCCTGGAGGCCCTGGTCGACACCTCCCTCCTGGAATCCGCGGCCCCGGGCCGGTACCGGTACCACGACCTCGTCCGCCTCTACGCGCGTGCATGCGCGGAACGCGACGAGGAACCGCCGGCGGAGCGGGAGCGGGCGCTGTCGCGGCTGCTGGACTTCTACCTGTCGACGGCGGCCCGCGTGTACGCGATCGAGAGGCCGGGCGACCGCCTCGTCGACCACCTGGAGCCCACGGAGTACGAGGGCCTGACCTTCACGGACCGCCACGCGGCCCAGGACTGGCTGTACCGCGAGGCGAACTGCCTGCTGGCGTGCGTACGGCAGTCGGCGGGGGCGGAGGGGACGCTGCGGCGGGCGGTCGATCTGCTGTGGGCGTGCATCGACCTGGGCGAGTCGGGCGCCAACTCCAAGCAGTACGAGTCGGTGGCGGGGGCGCTGCGCGACGCGGCGCGCGGGTTCGGCGACGAGCACGCCGAGGGCCGCGCGTACATGAGCCTCACCAATGTCCGTACCCACACCGGGCGCTTCGACGAGGCCGATCGCGACGCCGCGCACGCGGCCCGCCTCGCGGCGAAGACCTCGGACCCCCTGACCCTGCCGTGGGCGGCCAACGCCCGTGGCATCATCGCGATTTACCAGACGCGGCAGGCCGACGGCGAGCAGTATCTGACCACGGCCATCGAGGGATTCCGCGCGGACGGAAACAGCCCCGGCGAGGCCAGCGCCCTGTGCAATCTCTCGCGGATCCACCTGGCCATGGGCCGTGTGGGCAGCGCGGTCTCCCTGGCGGAACAGGGCATCGCCATCTACGACTCCATGGGGCACTCGCTCCGCGGAGCGAACGGCCGCTACGCACTCGGCATGGCCCTGACCGAGAGCGGGCGGCACAGCGCGGGCGCGGAGGCGCTGCGCGAAGCCCTGGAGGTCTTCCGGGACAGCCGCCAGCGGCTGTGGGAGGGTATGACTCTCTTCCGGCTCGCGGAACTCGAACTGGCCGCCCGTCGGCCGGCACTGGCGGCGGCCTTGGCGGAGCAGGCGCTCGTGGTGCTCAGCGGCATCGGCGGGGAGTGGCGGCGGGGGAACGTTCTCACCGTGCTCGGCCAAGCCCTCGACAGCATCGGCCAACGCGGCCGCGCGCAGGCGTGCTGGCGCGAGGCGCTCGCGATTCACGAGACGCTCGACTCACCGGAGGCCGCGGCCATCAGGGCTCTGCTGACCCCTTCGGCCGCCGCTTAG
- a CDS encoding amidohydrolase family protein — METSPTFPTSSTFPTSSTFPTFPRIISVDDHTVEPPHVWRDRLPSRYRDVGPRIVRAPLKEMTFLGGKFAPVMGARGDDGPIGDWWVYEDLHRPLTRLDTAVGYDRDEIRLEVITYEQMRPGSYSVPDRLADMDVNHVQSALCFPTFPRFCGQTFTEASDRELGLLGVRAYNDWMVEEWCGPEAAGRLIPLTLVPLWDAELAAAEVRRNAARGVRAVAFSEIPPHLGLPSIHTDYWDPFLRACDETGTVVAMHIGSSSRMPSTSADAPPAVGSTITFANCCFSMVDWLMSGKFERFPNLRIMYAEGQIGWIPYILERADVVWEENRGWGGVAEKVLRPPSELFAEHVHGCFFDDAFGLRNLDAIGVGNVLYETDYPHSDSTWPKSREVGEAQMGHLDPEVVERIVRGNAIELLGLSEDGLWIP; from the coding sequence ATGGAGACCTCCCCGACCTTTCCGACGTCCTCGACCTTCCCGACGTCCTCGACCTTCCCCACCTTCCCCAGGATCATCTCGGTGGACGACCACACCGTGGAGCCGCCCCACGTCTGGCGGGACCGGCTTCCGTCCAGGTACCGGGACGTCGGACCCCGTATCGTCCGCGCCCCGCTGAAGGAAATGACCTTCCTCGGCGGCAAGTTCGCCCCGGTCATGGGCGCCAGGGGCGACGACGGGCCGATCGGCGACTGGTGGGTGTACGAGGACCTGCACCGGCCGCTCACCCGGCTCGACACCGCCGTCGGCTACGACAGGGACGAGATCAGGCTCGAGGTCATCACCTACGAGCAGATGCGCCCCGGCTCCTACTCCGTCCCCGACCGGCTCGCCGACATGGACGTCAACCACGTCCAGTCGGCGCTCTGCTTCCCCACCTTCCCCCGCTTCTGCGGGCAGACCTTCACCGAGGCGTCCGACCGCGAGCTCGGCCTGCTCGGCGTCCGCGCGTACAACGACTGGATGGTGGAGGAGTGGTGCGGGCCGGAGGCCGCCGGCCGGCTGATCCCGCTCACGCTCGTACCCCTGTGGGACGCCGAGCTCGCCGCCGCCGAGGTCCGCCGCAACGCCGCCCGCGGCGTCCGCGCCGTCGCCTTCTCCGAGATCCCGCCCCACCTGGGCCTTCCGTCCATCCACACCGACTACTGGGACCCGTTCCTGCGCGCCTGCGACGAGACCGGCACCGTCGTCGCCATGCACATCGGCTCCTCCAGCCGGATGCCGTCCACCTCCGCCGACGCCCCGCCCGCCGTCGGCTCCACCATCACCTTCGCCAACTGCTGCTTCTCGATGGTGGACTGGCTGATGAGCGGCAAGTTCGAGCGCTTCCCGAATCTGCGGATCATGTACGCCGAGGGGCAGATCGGCTGGATCCCGTACATCCTGGAACGCGCCGACGTCGTCTGGGAGGAGAACCGCGGCTGGGGCGGCGTCGCCGAGAAGGTGCTGCGCCCGCCGTCGGAGCTGTTCGCCGAGCACGTCCACGGCTGCTTCTTCGACGACGCCTTCGGTCTGAGGAACCTCGACGCGATCGGTGTCGGCAACGTCCTGTACGAGACCGACTACCCGCACTCCGACTCCACCTGGCCCAAGTCCCGGGAGGTCGGCGAGGCCCAGATGGGACACCTGGACCCGGAGGTCGTCGAACGGATCGTGCGCGGCAACGCCATCGAGCTGCTCGGTCTGTCCGAGGACGGGCTCTGGATTCCCTGA
- a CDS encoding LLM class F420-dependent oxidoreductase, protein MVVYGMQLPVQSQSTIYAEPWEAAAGPADLLDIARVADRTGFDYLACCDHVAIPRRLAGPMSTVWYDPVATLSFLAAATERVRLLSHVAVVGLRHPLVSAKAYATLDHLSGGRLVLGVGAGHVQEEFEALGVDFAARGAVLDETLDALRAALGPEEYPEHAGERFAFKDLGQRPRPAQERVPLWVGGSSPAAVRRAALRGDGWLPQGDPRDRLPAQIARLKRLRAEAGIADPVTIGAIVEPLYVGEPGWEVGRRALTGKPEALAASLRAYGEMGVDQIQVRFRSRSRTELTDQMAVFAAEVAPHLN, encoded by the coding sequence ATGGTCGTCTACGGGATGCAACTCCCCGTCCAGTCGCAGAGCACGATCTACGCCGAGCCCTGGGAGGCCGCGGCCGGCCCCGCCGACCTGCTCGACATCGCCCGCGTCGCCGACCGCACCGGCTTCGACTACCTCGCCTGCTGCGACCACGTCGCCATCCCGCGCCGCCTCGCCGGGCCGATGAGCACCGTCTGGTACGACCCGGTCGCCACCCTCTCCTTCCTCGCCGCCGCCACCGAGCGCGTCCGGCTGCTCTCGCACGTCGCCGTCGTCGGCCTGCGTCACCCGCTCGTCTCCGCCAAGGCGTACGCGACCCTCGACCATCTCTCCGGAGGTCGCCTGGTCCTCGGGGTCGGGGCCGGGCACGTCCAGGAGGAGTTCGAGGCGCTCGGCGTCGACTTCGCCGCGCGCGGGGCCGTGCTCGACGAGACGCTCGACGCGCTGAGGGCCGCCCTCGGGCCCGAGGAGTACCCGGAGCACGCGGGCGAGCGGTTCGCGTTCAAGGACCTGGGGCAGCGGCCCCGGCCCGCGCAGGAGCGGGTGCCGCTCTGGGTCGGCGGCTCCTCGCCGGCCGCCGTGCGCAGGGCCGCCCTCAGGGGCGACGGCTGGCTGCCGCAGGGTGACCCGCGCGACAGGCTTCCCGCGCAGATCGCCCGGCTGAAGCGGCTGCGCGCCGAGGCGGGGATCGCCGACCCGGTCACGATCGGAGCGATCGTCGAGCCCCTGTACGTCGGCGAGCCCGGCTGGGAGGTCGGCCGGCGGGCGCTGACCGGCAAGCCGGAGGCCCTCGCGGCCTCGCTGCGCGCCTACGGGGAGATGGGCGTGGACCAGATCCAGGTGCGGTTCCGCTCCCGGAGCCGTACCGAACTCACCGACCAGATGGCGGTGTTCGCCGCAGAGGTCGCCCCGCATCTGAACTGA